In Gavia stellata isolate bGavSte3 chromosome 28, bGavSte3.hap2, whole genome shotgun sequence, a single genomic region encodes these proteins:
- the GH1 gene encoding somatotropin, translating to MSQREKVGGHSTGSWFSPLFIAVIALGLQWPQEAATFPAMPLSNLFANAVLRAQHLHLLAAETYKEFERTYIPEDQRHANKNSQAAFCYSETIPAPTGKDDAQQKSDMELLRFSLVLIQSWLTPVQYLSKVFTNNLVFGTSDRVYEKLKDLEEGIQALMRELEDRSPRGPQILKPTYDKFDIHLRNEDALLKNYGLLSCFKKDLHKVETYLKVMKCRRYGEGNCTV from the exons ATGTCCCAGAGAGAAAAAGTAGGTGGTCACAGCACAG GGTCAtggttttctcctctcttcattGCTGTGATCGCTCTGGGACTGCAGTGGCCACAGGAAGCTGCCACCTTCCCGGCCATGCCCCTTTCCAACCTGTTTGCCAACGCCGTGCTGAGGGCTCAGCACCTTCACCTCCTGGCTGCCGAGACATACAAAGAGTTC GAACGCACCTATATTCCAGAGGACCAAAGACACGCCAACAAAAATTCCCAGGCAGCATTTTGTTACTCAGAAACCATCCCTGCTCCCACGGGGAAGGATGATGCCCAGCAGAAATCG gaCATGGAGCTTCTTCGGTTTTCACTGGTTCTCATCCAGTCCTGGTTGACCCCAGTACAATACCTAAGCAAGGTGTTCACAAACAATCTGGTTTTTGGCACCTCAGACAGAGTGTATGAAAAACTAAAGGACCTGGAAGAAGGGATCCAAGCTCTGATGAGG GAGCTGGAGGACCGGAGCCCGCGGGGTCCCCAGATCCTCAAACCAACCTACGACAAATTCGACATCCACCTGCGCAACGAGGACGCCTTGCTGAAGAACTACGGCTTGCTCTCCTGCTTCAAGAAGGACCTGCACAAGGTGGAGACTTACCTGAAGGTGATGAAATGCCGGCGCTACGGAGAGGGAAACTGCACCGTTTGA
- the CD79B gene encoding B-cell antigen receptor complex-associated protein beta chain, translated as MADLCTRLWVLQANLWLMALVTGGISADKNSTRSSTGGACPMVQQHPRYVAAKKNMPVHFICYTQEPHSMQWYKTAEDSDDLYELDHSNSRYSIERKDNFINFTIFKINYADNGIYVCDSKNLTAEKRWPHLCGTELRVMGHSNIQQIQSRNTLKDAIIIIQSILLVIFISVPMLLFLDKGEGKESPEEDHTYEGLEVEQMATYEDITPFRDVKAKWTVGEHPGEE; from the exons ATGGCTGATCTTTGCACGAGGCTCTGGGTGCTCCAGGCAAACCTCTGGCTGATGGCTCTGGTCACAG GTGGGATCTCAGCAGACAAGAACAGCACCAGGAGCAGCACAG GTGGCGCGTGCCCCATGGTGCAGCAGCACCCACGCTATGTGGCAGCCAAGAAGAACATGCCTGTCCACTTCATCTGCTACACTCAGGAGCCCCACAGCATGCAGTGGTACAAAACGGCAGAGGACAGTGATGACCTCTATGAGCTGGACCACAGCAACTCCCGCTACAGCATCGAGAGGAAAGACAACTTCATCAACTTCACCATCTTCAAGATCAACTATGCGGACAATGGCATCTACGTGTGTGACAGCAAGAACCTCACGGCGGAGAAGAGGTGGCCGCACTTGTGCGGGACAGAGCTCAGAGTCATGG gtcACAGTAACATCCAGCAGATCCAGAGCAGGAACACCCTGAAAGACGCCATCATCATTATCCAGTCCATCCTGCTTGTCATCTTCATCAGTgtccccatgctcctcttcctAGATAAA GGTGAAGGCAAGGAAAGCCCAGAGGAGGACCACACCTATGAG GGCCTGGAGGTGGAGCAGATGGCCACCTACGAGGACATCACTCCTTTCCGGGATGTGAAGGCCAAGTGGACAGTTGGGGAGCACCCGGGCGAAGAGTGA
- the RDM1 gene encoding RAD52 motif-containing protein 1: protein MAEVVEFRVPVGRAQTLLVWGLEPQPGLEHSLFSAFSKFGPLYSVRARRNAAVAGPGYYAVIKFYSAGDASRAQRACNGQRLFQKSPLKVCVCTKEKGFQPQVLALKSNKCQELANHYLGFNGWSSRIITLQNVSGFDGENEELGKTLQKRSVKYLCAVEVSLPNHGVRTRGVALGEADIENGDDPLEFVTASRRVQKLAVGKALSSAFQKILLVVLENGKVAVEYSSSQEEPTDSLTEEELKGLVQVSELSSQQFDLEEEVLSDLSVDDELPSREMPSN from the exons ATGGcggaggtggtggagttccGGGTGCCCGTGGGGCGCGCCCAGACGCTGCTGGTGTGGGGGCTGGAGCCGCAGCCGGGCCTGGAG CATTCCCTGTTCTCAGCGTTTTCCAAATTCGGGCCGCTCTACTCGGTGCGAGCACGCAGAAATGCCGCCGTGGCAGGGCCCGGGTATTACGCCGTTATCAAGTTTTATTCAGCTGGAGATGCCAGCAGAGCCCAGCGCGCGTGCAATGGGCAAAGGCTGTTTCAGAAATCTCCCTTGAAG GTTTGCGTTTGCACCAAGGAGAAAGGGTTTCAGCCACAAGTCCTTGCTCTCAAGAGCAACAAGTGCCAGGAGTTGGCCAACCACTACCTTGGCTTTAACGGCTGGTCCAGTCGCATCATCACA CTGCAGAATGTATCTGGCTTTGATGGTGAGAATGAGGAACTGGGAAAGACATTACAGAAGCGATCCGTGAAATACCTGTGTGCTGTAGAGGTGTCACTGCCCAACCATGGGGTACGCACCAGGGGAGTTGCCCTCGGCGAGGCAGACATCGAAAACGGTGACG ATCCTCTCGAGTTTGTCACAGCCTCAAGACGAGTTCAGAAACTGGCAGTCGGGAAGGCTTTGTCTAGCGCCTTTCAAAAGATACTCCTCGTAGTCTTAG AGAATGGGAAAGTGGCCGTGGAGTACAGTTCCTCCCAAGAGGAGCCCACAGACTCCTTAACAGAAGAGGAACTGAAGGGGCTTGTTCAG GTCAGTGAATTGTCCTCACAACAGTTTGACCTTGAAGAAGAAGTTTTGTCTGATCTCAGTGTTGATGATGAGCTCCCTAGCCGGGAGATGCCATCTAATTAG